The following coding sequences lie in one Brachionichthys hirsutus isolate HB-005 chromosome 15, CSIRO-AGI_Bhir_v1, whole genome shotgun sequence genomic window:
- the tmem236 gene encoding transmembrane protein 236: MSLGFFWGGGCSGIMPSGKTVKLVLYEVLQFAALIVPVFVIMGRFASLIRDVKGEDHTAYWLVVALSIAYVTSVTLLVWVPLRYVTLKQKRFISEIKQWRPTALAYLILCTLPCFAILIASSKLQADRGSKLDHFTELPVSLVLFSLICVDIIERIRPCRLLGQSDSLDPDLDMSRPVLTNPNYVATISRQLHVDIGQNGSTQSHPDARNGSTSDRWQDNAGSPNFSALTSRAPSTAYLYSSSSRRGSYSGHLGFLHRRDMRAEVIVDSFMFWLDTVELVRMAGEPSVFYSGWVFPVYIFAFLSTLRVAIVPNNPLLASAGLVLQDLPFFVIRVAVIILFGFVTPVLYPLKNVLVSLTFIYFTFLAKLKFFKRPSMF; encoded by the exons CAGGAATCATGCCCTCGGGGAAAACGGTCAAGCTTGTCCTGTACGAGGTGTTGCAGTTTGCAGCCCTTATTGTTCCAGTCTTTGTGATTATGGGGAGGTTTGCCAGCCTCATACGTGATGTGAAAGGAGAGGATCATACTGCATACTGGCTAGTGGTGGCGCTTTCTATCGCCTATGTGACCTCTGTCACGCTGCTGGTGTGGGTTCCACTGAGATATGTGACCCTGAAGCAGAAGAGATTCATCTCAGAGATCAAACAGTG GAGACCGACGGCACTGGCGTATCTCATCCTGTGTACGCTACCGTGCTTTGCTATTTTAATAGCCAGCTCCAAG TTGCAGGCTGACAGAGGAAGCAAACTCGACCATTTCACTGAGTTGCCCGTTTCCTTGGTGCTTTTCTCCCTCATATGTGTGGACATCATAGAGAGGATTCGCCCCTGCAGGCTCCTTGGACAGT CAGACAGTCTGGACCCTGATCTTGACATGTCAAGACCTGTCCTCACCAACCCGAACTATGTGGCCACCATTTCCAGACAGCTGCATGTTGATATAGGCCAGAACGGCTCAACCCAAAGCCATCCAGACGCCAGGAATGGCAGCACCTCAGACAGATGGCAGGACAACGCTGGCTCACCCAACTTCTCAGCACTAACCTCACGAGCTCCCAGCACAGCCTACCTGTACTCGTCATCCTCACGCCGTGGATCCTACTCTGGTCATCTGGGCTTTCTGCACAGGAGGGATATGAGGGCAGAGGTGATTGTGGACAGTTTTATGTTCTGGCTAGACACTGTGGAGTTAGTGAGAATGGCAGGAGAGCCATCAGTCTTCTACTCAGGATGGGTGTTTCCTGTCTACATCTTTGCCTTCCTGTCTACTCTCCGCGTGGCTATCGTTCCTAACAACCCTTTATTGGCATCTGCTGGACTGGTTTTGCAGGACCTTCCCTTCTTTGTCATCCGCGTTGCTGTGATCATTCTGTTTGGTTTTGTCACCCCTGTGTTGTACCCTTTGAAAAATGTTCTGGTGAGCTTGACTTTCATCTATTTCACTTTTCTGGCCAAGCTAAAGTTTTTTAAAAGGCCTAGCATGTTTTGA